In Nitratireductor mangrovi, the genomic window CGAGATGGGGCTCGACTTCCCCGAGTAGCTGACGGCTTCGGCCGCAAACCGTCCGCGTGCGCGAAAGTCGGCGGCTTTCCTTATTTTACATTTGTGTTAAATTGCATTGGAAACCGCCCGCGATCGAACGAAGGGGAAGCCGATGACGACCGAACTCTTCTACCTGTTCCTGTCCACGGTCCTGCTCGGTGTCTTGTGGATACCCTATATCTACGGCCAGGCGACCAAGGTCGGGCCGCTGCAGCCGAAGGAATATGTCGAAGGCCGTCACGCCGAGGTGCCGCACTGGGTGCGTCGCGCCGACCGTGCCCACATCAACCTGGTCGAGCAGTATGGCGCCTTCGCCGGGTTGGTGGTCATCGCCCATCTCGCCGGCGTGCACGACGCGGTGACGGTCTGGTGCGCCGCGATCTTCTTTTTCGCCCGCATCGCCCATGCGGTGATCTACATTGCCGGCGTTTCCGTCTTCATGGCGCGCACGATGGTCTTTCTCGTCGCCTTCCTGGCGCTCGTCGTCTACGCCATCGACATCTTCGTCAGCTTCGAATGGGCGACCGCTTGACCCATAGCGTCCGGCCTGCAACGACCATGCGATGAGGCCCGCGACCGCGGGCCATCACGCGGGACGGCCGGATGATCGGCGAAGTGCTCGAAGGATATGCTGCGGTCGGTGACGACTGGATCGCGCGCAGCGAGGCGATCTCCTGCGAGACGCTGTTTGCGCCCGTCGCCGATCTTTTCCCGCAACGCCCGTTGCGCATCGCCGATATCGGCGCCGGCACCGGGCGCGACATCTGGACATGGCTTGTC contains:
- a CDS encoding MAPEG family protein, with protein sequence MTTELFYLFLSTVLLGVLWIPYIYGQATKVGPLQPKEYVEGRHAEVPHWVRRADRAHINLVEQYGAFAGLVVIAHLAGVHDAVTVWCAAIFFFARIAHAVIYIAGVSVFMARTMVFLVAFLALVVYAIDIFVSFEWATA